Part of the Lolium rigidum isolate FL_2022 chromosome 6, APGP_CSIRO_Lrig_0.1, whole genome shotgun sequence genome, taaccttggtttcatactgagggaaaactcgctgctgtacgcatcacaccttcctcttggggtttccaacggacgtgtgttaactactaccacgccaacagcaaggatttttctggcgccgttgccggggaacgaagaaaagctacaccacagagatttctacgtcccacgtcaaccacgcgccagttgtggacagcagcgGGCGCTGCTGCGGGGGCTAGCCCACGCCGCCGGGCGCGGCcacggcggcgtggtggcggGAGCTGGTGACCCGCTTGGAGGGCGCCTCGTGGAGCGGCATCTGGGCGAGATCTCCGATGGGTGGCGAAACCCTAGGAAGGCGCGGAGCATTcggggctggggctggggctggcAGTGTCAATTTTGTGTCTCTCGTATGCTAGCATACTGCTTCGCTGTGAGCTTTTTCTCTTCGATTCCAGGGATTCGAATCGGAAGGTGGTTTCGTCTGGGGATGGTCGATTCGAGCCTGGTcgtatgaggaagaagaagacgaccccACCCTACCTGGCTAGCTAGCTGGTTCCAACACTTCTCTGCTATCTTCTATGGTATACAATTGATAAATGAAAAGGAATGTATACTTTTCTATATACTGTTTGTGAAGTCAgattctcaagaacaacaaaGTGTTTCTATTTTATCTTTCTTCACGTGTCCATGTCTTTTCTTGATTTTACAGTTGATTCTTCGTTTCACGTCGGTCGAGACAACACTCTCCCACTCTATGGTAGGTGACTGCCTTCATCCATCACCTTGGCATGGATTTGAGCTATGGAAGGGCTTGATCACTTCGTTGTCAATGCCTCGGGAAACCGCCATTCTCCCGTGTTGTCATGTAGTGGCCAAGTTTACACGTTGCGCAACCAACTCCATTCATCGACATTCTTCACTAGATCTCTAATGTTAACATCTCCTTTGATGAGAATCGGGCTCGAGTCAAGCCTAGCCGTTTGAGGAAGAAAATGACCTGgactaccagattggttggttccAACGCTCTTCATCTGGCTCATTTAGGAGGGTTTTTTTTAAGACGATCACATTTTCGTACTGCCTCTTAATGTATTAGCATACAAACAAGGTTACATATGTACGTAGAGACATAGAGGAGAGACTCTAGGGTAAAGTTATAGGTTTTTCGTGAACTCAGAAATaaaaagatgaagatattctctaGCTttgtgtactaggagtagaaagtcCTCTTTGAATCTTCGTCGCCAAGAGCTTACATCGTCCGGTATGATACCATTGAACATAAGAGTATTCCTTTTCTTTCCAAATGTTTCAGGCCGCCATCACAAAGATATCCATGAACATTGTCTtactgaatggatcgtagcgaacgagAGGGGTGTGAATGGGCGCTACAcaatttttatgtctttttcaatttttatgcgatgcggaagtaaaggtgattgctttggtgataggggtgttcctagtatgatcctaggctagtgcaacaagtaaaggaaccaagcAAGATAGTAAAGTTAGGGAGCGGGACGACCggggacgaggcgaggtttgtttcctacagttcctcccacaaaagagagtacgtctgcgttaAGGAGGTGCTAGCCAtgaaggctagacggccacaccacgaaggaaggcctcaccttattcCTCGAGAAAGGCCCACGAAGGAGCTTCCtcttctccactaagtagccgatcgaggcggcggttccttcacaaggttggggcgagctccacaaacaccggaggctcgcaacaccctatggggctagcacaactccaagctagcctccataggagcacttcctccaagatcccaccatatgaaccctaactccaagatccactaaggactagctggTATTGGTGATTtccctcttggtagaactatagatcggggcctcctccaccactacaCAAAGTTTGAGCAAGACTGGttgggtaggtagggagatcttcaaggtttgagctcagcaataatggaagagagagaaggagaagagataaaatcgagctggggaagatccaaccgttatgtgcagatcccacacaaccggtactaccgcttaggcaagcggtagtaccgctatgggttTGAAATTCCCCCACAGATTCGCCACGTGGgctcaaagcggtagtaccgctagcgGTACCGCTAGGGCCTCTCCGAGCCCTAGACTCCACGCGGTACCTCAACGGTACCAACGCGGTAGTGCCGTAACTTGAgtgacggtacctaagcggtacctcaACGGTACCAACGCGGTAGTGCCGTAACTTGAgtgacggtacctaagcggtaccaaggcggtactaccgcttgcaagtgGTACTTCTGCTCATGGTACCGTAGATGTACCGTAACACACTCTGTGTGACTTTTCAGTGCAAAACACCCAGAGCGGTACCTCAGGCGGTACCAATAGGGTAGTAGTACTACAACTcctagtaccggtagtaccggtcaggcagaaTCTGCAGTTTTctctttccctctccaaccacgtcacctcgcgacacacacacaaaaccagaaaacctataagctacgcttcagtcttccgatcatgaagtgttcagcgagggcaccgtgcacctgcaaatctatcaaagacaatccatGCACAcagttaaattcattcaagtgttgttatcaaacacacaaaacacaggGTATAGACCTTGCTCTTTCACTTACGCCACTCCTCTTTACCTCTCTAGATTATGCACAATCGATTGCCATCAACCTGCCAGGTCATGCCAAGCTTCGACCAACTCATTCAGGAGGTTTGAGTTGAAGTATTCATAGATGAAGGGAATATCATTTTTTGCAGACTCTCAAGAACAatgttttttctatttctctcccCTTTTTAAAGTGTTTCCATGTATTTTCTTGGTTCAAcctattttttttgtttgcaaCATTGGTGTCGGCGTGCCTAGACAACACATTCTCGCGCTATAGTAAGTGATCGCTTTCATCTATCACCTTCACATAGACTTTGGCTATGCAAGCCCCCCGGGAGCGGCTAACCGTCACCCGTTAGCGATGGTTTATAACCATCGCTAAGGGGAAACTGTTGGCCCATTAGTTTGGTTGTTTCAAAAATTTCCAAATTCGAAATACTATGCGGGCCGTTAACTGTTGGCTAAAATTAGTTTGTTTTTAAAAGGTGAGGGGCATGGAAAAGAGCAATATTGTAATTTTTAGGCCCGCATAGTACTGGACTTGATgaacggcccggcccggccctgcTTGAGGAGACAGACTAGGTCAGCCCAACCACCCGCACAACCCCACACGGCCACACCCTCTCCATCTCCGTCCCCATTCCTACGGTCGCCGCAACAACCAGACCTCACCTCGATCCCGACGAgcggagcagcagcaggagaggAATCGCCGGAGAGCGGATCGGAGATGGCCAAGTTCGACCCGTGGCCCGTGTTCTTCAAGCGGGAGTGGGGCCGCAACTGGCCCTTCCTCGCCGGCTTCGCCGTCACCGGCATCCTCATCACCAAGCTCACCGCCGGCTTCACCGAGGAGGACCTCAAGAACTCCAAGTTCGTCCAGGAGCACAAGCGCTGACCTCAGGTGAGCCTGCCAGCCAACTccgcctccctcccctccccCGCCAACCCCGATCCGGTGCCTGATTAGGTCCTCGCGTGAAACCGATTCGATCCAGCGTCGTGCCCCCCTCCTGCCAGATTCCGGCGCCACGCCAGTCGCGCTTTGTCAGGCTAGATCTCGTAGTGCTACGCGAATGATGATACGCCGAGGTTAAACGAGGCAACACTGAACTAGGATCTGCAATTGCGTTGTTTGTGTTGACCCCTATGGCTTCACCGTTCGAGTGCAGATACATACCTATGTTTTGTGTGGATATGTAGCAGCTCATGCCATTAATGCGGTGGTACGCTACGCACCATTTCGTCCTCTCCTTAGCGCCTGCATGCGCAAGTTATTGCGGTTGTTTCAGTCTGTAGTTACGGAGGGTGTGGTACCTCCAAATCATGGCCACGTCTAGAGTCTTCCTCACCGTCGGCTCAGCTCTCTTTACCTTCGGATAAATCGCTAGCTACCCATTTTGCTGCTATCAACAAGGGGCATGGTGTTGAGCGTTTCCTTCTAACAGTTACATTCTCTACATGCTTCAGAAATCTACTTTGCTTTTGTCAGTAATTCCGGTTTGATATTGCTGTGAACAAGATAATCTTCTGCAGAGCTCCTTGTTTTGGCTCTCTATGTCTGGTCATATACCTAGAGTTCTCTTTCCTGACTGTCCTAGCCAGCTATTCTTCCTGAGATGAATTCTGGTAACACGTTTTGTTGTTACAAACAGTGGGTGCGGTGTTGCGCTTTTTTCCTTCTCACAAATGGAATGGCGTCGTTGAAATGCTTCAGGGTTCTAGTTTGCTGTCATCATTAATCCTATGTGGTATTGGCATGAATACTGGactctttattttgctgtttgATGTGTAGCTGACCATGGGTTTGTGTCAAAGTAATATTGTTCTTCAATTAAAACATGTATGCAGCATATGTGCTACTTACTAGGATCGTGCACTCACAGATTGGTTATTTTTGTTTCCTCCAGGTTGGCGTGAGGGGAAATGTCACCGAATTAGTTGCATCAACATTGCCGGCAGTTTTTATATGTTATGTGGATGAACCCACCGGATACATGCCTTAGGCTAccaaagtttcttctattgtattTTTTGTAATAAGAGGTTTCTGGATACCTAAACCAAGAAATTAATTTTAAGCGTTTCATGACGCTTGTTTGGTTATGTGCCGGGTGACAAGATCTACATGGGGGTTCAACTTGTCTAATATTTGTTCTGCTGCTTTGTTTGATTCACATTGGAGCCTCGTTTTGCATTGTTTTCACATGTAATCCTGTATTTGCTGTGTGTGGTTCTGTGATGTTGGAGGAGGTTCTTCATTCCAGTTTAAAATGTTCTATCTGTGTAAATCCTATTTGTGTATTTTATGACCAGCCATAGATAACGGACGATAATCCAACTGCAAATTAACATTGCATCTGATTTTGTATAATTAAGTTGACATTTCTTTTAATTACATGGTGGAGCTAGTTTGTCAGATGCACGCAAATGAAAAGTTAGTTAGTTACGATATTGATACCTGTAGATTATAATATATAATGTCAAGTAGATTCTGTTTTTATGAAATGAACTAAAATGGACTAGTACTATTTGACAGGACTTGGCTAGTGTCAATAGCAAGACCTGAGAGAAATGGCTTGCTAGCTGTGGCAAGCATGTTATCTGATGCCTAGAAAAAAACACTATGGTGATGCTTGTATCCACAATGACTGGTTTAGAAGCTGCCTCCAGTAATGCTGCTGGAGAGTCAGCTTCCCTGGCTGGTTGTCGACACCCTAACGAGGTTCACCTCTGTGCCTGTAGAGGAGTTCATTAGTGAAATCGGACTCATACTACAAATCAAGCTAGACATGGATACAGTCTTAAAGAATCGGCTGTCTTGGATGATAGCTACATTCTGCCGTATCTTCTTGACATCCTCTGGTTCTACAAAACAGGAAGCAGAAAAAGTACTTGGATCCGTGTGTCTAATTCAGGTGTTTTCAGATCAATGTCAAAAAATAGCAGCACAATcgagtttttttgtttttgtttttttgagagATCGGCATCAAGGTACCAGCCAGCAAGATGACTAAGTTTACGGACATGGGCAACAAGAAAGGATTCCTCTGAAGCGAGATCTTCCTAGCGCTGCTTTCGCTGGATGTCATGAAGTCATGTTGGCTCGTTCCCCACTGCCAACTACTAGGATCATGTCCCTGACAGTTGATCATTTTGTTCCTTCCAGGCTGGGTTGAAGGAATGGATGCGGCAGGTTCTCACCTAATTAATTGCATCAATGTGATATCTTGTTTCCTTCCTACTGTGTGGTTATGTGTTGCGGACAACATTTACAAGGAGGTGACTGGTGTTCTCGCTATTCGACCAGATCGTTTGCTGTTATGGTAACATTCTTGCACATCAGATTCAGTTTTGTCATAGCCGCTTGCTTGCAATTTTTAATGTTTTGTAGTGCAGCTCATTGAATCATAATGGAGTTTTGCGTACTGTTTTTTTGATGTGTAATTCTAGATTTGCTATCGGCAATCCTTTGTTGTTGTACGGAATGGTAACGGCTACTGAAGGGGCATCGATATCAGTACTGGGTTTGGTTCTGTATTAGCTCAGTTGTGTAAGTTTAGCTAAGGATATATTTGGTGCTCTGTGTTTCTAATATTAAGAGGATGGAGAAGCATTCATCTTGAACCACTTTCTGCAAGCAATTCGGGGATAAACCATGCCAAGCTTTGCTATTTCATTAAAAAAAAATGAATTGAGACTACTCATGATGGGCTCCAAACAGGTAGTAATGCAGTGCGCTAGCTAGAAACATAGAGAAGGGATAATAAATGATTTGGTAGTAATTGGCCTGTACATGGCTTGAAgcaaaacaagcagtgatagctttTATATGTAAGAAAACAAACTCACTCATTCCATTTCCTGATGGCAAGAAATGCCAATGTTTCAGGATTATTTGTAAGGAACAACAAACATTAACTCATGAAAATATGTAGTTGACAAAACAAAAGAGTTACTATCACAATGCCATAAGGCTTATTACAAATAGCTCAAAGCATGCACACCAAAAATATGTAAAATACAAGGGACTGTAGACTGCCGCTCCTAGGCTAGATACGGAGCTCTGGAACATGCTTCATCCTGTAGTGCATCTGGTTCTGAATCCACTGAGCCATGAAGTCCCTGTGCAGATGCAGCATccagagcttcttcaaggatctaAGGGATTCAATGCCTTGAGGGACAATACTCATCCCCTGGAGTGACACCATGTAGATCCCGTCAATGCATGGAATGGCACGCTTTTCAATCACCAATTGCTGGACATTGGGCATGTTCTTTAAGACGAGGGTCTTGAGCTGTGGAAAGCAGTCTGCAGAAAGAACCAATATGCCAGCACTGCTCACCCGGTTAAGGCTGAGATAAGTGAGATCTGGCACATGAGATGCTAACTGCTGCAGCGGGTCTTCTTTCCCAAGATCACACCAACTTAGAGCCAGATACCTGAGATACTTCCCATGGCCCTGAAATATAGGGCACTTGAGTGTCCCATCGGCCCAGCCACCTCGGATGATTAGCCTGTGGAGCATCTTGGAGACCGGCTTGAGGGCTTGGAAGCTAAATATCTCCTTCTCATCAGATGCAGAAAGGAGTAAGCTCGAGAGTAGGGGCATACTTGAGAGGGCATCGAAAAGGTCTTTACAGTTGGATGCATTGATGTTGTCAATCCAAACGGTCTGCAGCTTACTCATCTTCTTGAGCTGTAGGGACAGGTCTTTGCTGGCATGAGCGGTCTCAAGAGTCTGCAGCTCTTGCAAGTTGGAGATCATTTCAGGTGCTTCCACTCCTATGAAGTAGCGAAACTCCGTCTGCTTCTCGTCAGCAAACCTGTCAGCCAAGAGGTGACGTAGCTTCTCGACCTTGACAATTCCTGGTGGAAGATGCTCTACTCTCGTCTGCTTGATGTCTAGTGTCTGAAGGTTAGAGAGCTTTTCGACGGTATCTGGCAGTGACTGAACATTGGTGCGCCTTAAGCCGATGTAGCGTAGATTGAACAGATTCCCGATGGACGCCGGCACTTGGTTGATTGCAGAGTCTTGGAGCTCGAGAACGGTGAGGTAGTTGGATCCGGACAGAACCGAGGAAATCATGTTGGCAGAGGAGGAAGCCGCGCTGAGTGAGATGACAGTCCGGAGCCGTGGGAATTCCACTCCTGCAGCAGCCGTGTTACCGTCTGTCCAACCAGATGTTGAGAACCGGCGGACCTCTCTATCCATGCGCATCATTTCGCCCTGGTCATTAGCGGATCCGAACCTCTCCTCTTTAGCGACGGCAAGAGCCAGGTCGCGGACGATGTCATGCATCTTGCAGGTGCTGACCCTGTTGAGCTCATCCCTCTCCACAACCTCCAGCATGTTGCGGCCGATGAGCTCCATGAGATTCCACTCGGCAACTTCCTCGGGCGTGCTGTTGTTGTCTTTCTGGGTTGCGAACCCTTCGGCAACCCACATCCGCACCAGGCTCTCCCGTGGCATGGCATAGTCTTCAGGGAACAGGCTGCAGTACAGGAAGCAATTCCTGAGATCACCTGGCAAGTCATGGTAGCTTAGGTTAAGTATAGCCTGCACATGGTCGTTGTCACGCAGCTCGCTTTGGAGACGATTGTACATCTGGTTCCAGGCGTCACCCGTCAGTAGCTTCGTGGACATTAGGCTGCCTGAAGATACAATGGCTAATGGCAGGCCATGGCACCTCTCAACAACGGCGACGGCCACCGTCTGGAGCTCTGGAGGGCAGTTGCGGTAAGGGATGTTGTGGAAAGCCCTAGAGCAGAACAGCTTGAATGACTCGGCTCTGCCCAGTGGCTGGAGTAGCAGGCGACGTCTCAGGGGAGCGAGAGACGCAACGTCTTCCTTGCGTGTTGTGATGATAACACGACTTCCCTGGACACCCTGGAATGCACTGCACATCTGAGTGTATGCTTTTTTGTCCCACACATCATCAAGCACCACCAGGCATCTCCTGTCTTGGAGTGTCTTCTTTATTGCCTCTGTTAACTCATATACATTTTCTTTGCCGCCTGTTACCATAGGCGGCAGCGGTGAAAACTTCTCCGTGTGCCGCCGTATCTCGGAGAGCAACCTCCCCAACAGATCAACCACATCATATGCCTGTGACACCACAATCCAAGCATGTGCATCAGGGAACTTGGCTTTCTCCCGATCATACACATTTTTCACAAGGGTGGTTTTCCCCAAGCCTCCCATACCAGAAACTGTGATCACCGTGCTTTCTTCCTCATCGGTGGCCAGCCATTCGGTCAACCTGCTCCTGTTCTCCTCAATTCCCACAAGATCCTCATCACTAACAAGCTCTGGATAGCAGCTTCCAGACCACCTACGATCAGGTTCCACATGCTCATTTTTGGAGAGGTGGATTGTGCTACTCCATTCTCTCTGCAGTTCTTTGACGTGCCGGATCTCCTCCTCGATCTCTACCACCTCATCAGCAATCCTACTGAAAACCTTTACATGGGGTGAAACTCTCACGGCATAACGATTGAGGAAGCCTTCTTCCTTGAGCTTGATGGCCTCATACGAATACTTGTCAATTACATCCTCCACATGGTAGGCCAGCTTCCTCACATGTGCAATCCAAGTCTTGATCACATTGTTGCTCAGATGTGTGGTACCTACATCTTGAATTGCAGCATTCATCGTCATCAGCTCTTTCTCAATTCTTTTCACCTTTAACGGCAGTTCCTTTAGATTATCAACCTTCCTTGACAACTTTTCCATGACAGATGAGACTGCTTCATTTAAAGCCACTGTCCCAATCTTTGACACCGCGAGGAGTATAGCCTCTGCCATTTGCTGCTGGAACACAACACCGAACAAGTTATATAATGCATCAACTAACTCAATTTTGGTGAAACTATCATTAATTTATACAACATAAGGAAGATTTTATTTATAGAAGGATGTTTAAAAAAGAGACATGAACATGTATTGTTTCTTAATATTTAAATTTTACTACATATGGGTGGAACCTATTTTTTGACGGTCTTATAACCTGCTTCTAGGCTCTGGTCATCACAGACCATCACTGATGCACACACCAATGATAAATTAGTACTCATGCGTAGAGACTCAAACCCACATGGCTCCCCTCCCACAAATAGAGGGTGGGTCACTTTATTGaaaagatgcatacaaccatcTTACAGCATGATTGTAATCCCTTTTTTTGATTAATGAAAGCtcttaattcgcaaaaaaaaagtggtGCAAGGTGATGTTCTCATCCTACGCACGCAGTACCTTAGATGGCTCGTAGATCTGAACATTTCACACATACAACTAGGGAGAATGGACTTGTAGTACTTAAATTCTAATCTGTACACGGTTCCATTCCAACAATACAAAGTATTGATGAACTTATCCTTAGATTGAcaatagtggagagtaacttagagtACTAACATGTATACTCTCCCGTTTTTAAATAAGTGAACGTTTAGCCCCAAACTTTGTCCATTAAAAAGGGTATTTCTATCTTTTTAATGCACTTTAAAGTAGCAAAAATTGCTTCTCTCTTATCGCATGAAAATCAAATCCAATAATATATAGCGCATGTTATCTTAATTTTCTGCACGTGCTTAACTCATTGAAGGTAAAAGAATTAAAGAGGAAAAAGATATTGGTTTGCATCTTTGCAATGCAATTTTCTCCCCACTTGATAATCTGTGTTGGAAAATCCACGCGTCCACTTACTTGAGCATGCATGGAGTATGTTGCTAGTTTATTTACTACCATAGTGATTATTAACttatactatgtgatttaatgtaTTGTGTTATTTATTATGTTCTATAGTCATCTTATCTCACCCTCTTTCTACATAGGAGTATATTTTTAAAGTATGTGATGtgtcgggagtggtgttttggaacatgggtgcatatgctccctatattttgaaatgcatcttacgtatattttaaatttcaaaaaattgaaacaaaaaattcgtacgtacatcttcacgtgctacgcgttcacaaagtcgtttcataacaaatcaacttatcatgtgacgtgtgtaaaaaagataaaattcattgctaaaaataatgtttttcacaagataaagtttctcctttttacatacaccacaaaaaatattgatttttcgtgaaacttggtgaatgcacatacattatggagatgtacatgtttcaatttttatctaaattttttaacatttcgaaatatgattttttggtagagggagcatacgcacccgggagccgaattgaatttccggtgtCTATATACTATATATGAGTAGTTTTAAGGGCCACGTATTCAtaaaagaagaaaacacttgCAATATAAGCCACTCCTACATAAACTCCCATGTGTCGAGCTGAAGAAAGCTAATCTCCAAAGCAACGAAACAGAAACACAAATTCGCAAGAAAACCGAGACAGAACTCTAGCTAGATATTAGAAGGAAGGGGAACGAGGAGGAAAAGCAAACCTGTTAGAGACGGAGTGCACGCGCTTGAGAGGGAGGAGGACCCGTCGTTGCCGTTGTATATATCACGATCaatatacatatacatatatatacgcCCAACACTGGACCATTTCTCTCGGGCATCCACGACCTCGATCGCCTTCGTCTTTGTTATAGCTAGCTTCGGTGACTTCTACCGCCAATCATGCATCGCCCATAGTGTGCGACTGAGTGACACGCATTTATTGGGCTAACAACTATTGACATTTAATTAATGTGTAACTAACACTTGAATGTGCGACTTAGTAGGACTTTTTTTTGTACTTTATGACCTGTTACACGTCTTCAGTTGCCTCTAATTAACTTTCCGGCCTAGATTTTCCATGCCAACTCATGAAGAAATACTTTGTGTACCCATCAAGACTTTGATTCGGGGTCTATTTATATTATCTCTATGGTAGGAAAGACTATGTACAAATCAAGTCTTCGCGACTgtctatatacatatatatattacCTCCTTCTATATAAATATTTTACCTTATATCCGTTATGCAATGTTGCTAATATTTTCTCCGATTGTAGTCAGCCAAAACTGCTCGTGTACTTATTttatccttttttctttttcttttgctattCTGATTGATGCCTATGATTCCAAAACTGACCGTGTACGTATCATCCCCTGTTAGCTATTCTGACTGATGCCTGGATTTCAAAACTGCACCGTGTACTTATTTTCCTGTGCTTTCTTTTTGCTATTTTGGTTGATGCCTATGATTCAAAAATTGCATTAAAATAGATTTTGCTTTGAAATGGAAGTATCGCTTCAGCCTCTGCATTCGAAAGATGCACACACTTTttatttattagattattcacaaaagcCTTACAAGGGAAATACAAAGATCAGCTCGAAGCAACCATCGTAGACAACTCGCTAAACTTACAAGAATGACGAAGGCGGCGATCAAGAAATAGGGCCAGTACCCTGCCCtcacaccaacacacatcatctaaAAACTAAGTGTCTGCTCAAGTAGCCCATTGGCAGGTGACAAGCACAACCAGTCTACTAGAACCTCAACGCACACCATTGTATATGCCGCAGAATCGCCACCATCATCTTTTGTGAATCCATCTCCAAGAGTGATTGCATTGACCTTGCCAGGCCTTCCATCGACGCCGGCACGACGCCAGATGACACCATCATCCCACGCACATTCATCACACTGCATTCCGAGACACCGCTGCACCATGCCGCTGAGACTAGACGACGCCAACACAGCAAaatcacaccgctccacctcagcaccaccaccatccgttgtctgctcaaAAAATGATGCCCCAACAGGTAGAACAACGCCGTGTGCTGCTATCGTCTGATACGGGAGACCCGGGTCTGGGGTTTACCCCCGGAGCATCCCATGCGAGAAGAAACGCAAACTgtagagacaatgccttcaacaaggtatcgACGAATAGGCTCCGCCATGACCAAAGTCCAAGCCGACTTTCACTAGCAGCCACGCCTCACCGTCTGGGACTAAATGAAGGATCGTGAGACCCGCCGATCCtctcggacgaaagaggagaccacCACCAACATGGATTCCTCATACTGCGGGGCCACCCAGTCGACATAGAGTGCATGGCCCAACCAAGCCCATCTAGGCTCAGATCAGACCCTCCTGTCCCAGGTTGCACGCGCCGCCGCCAAAACACCGAGGTACCCATGCCGCCTCCGTCAACTGCAGTGGTCGTAAATGGCCAGAGCGGGCGCCGCCCGCTGTGCCTCCATGGCGATTGAGGATCTCCACCGCTGCTCCCACGCCAGACGTCTGAACCTCCTCTTCAAAATGTCTTTCGATATAAATAGATTCAATTAAATAAATAATCACTCTGATTTTAACTTACATAGAGTGAGGCAAATTTGATATAGTTTTATTGTATTCGTCTCATGGGGATAGTTCATATAATGGGATTATATATGTACATATACTTATTGGGATAGATTTACATGCTATAAGGTTTTGAAATTCCAAATGTGTTTTTCTAGTTTTTGAAATCCAGATAATTTAATTATATCAAAACCATTAGATGTAGTTTTTGTTTGTCGGACCGCTGATCCATTCGGCTTTTGAAACTATATGTTCTTcttaaaaaatattttgaaacgATATACCACTTGTTTAGAATCTATAGACGCTGTGAAATTTTGGTACAACATCCATCTAAGGTATACACACACTATAATTAttcattatttttatttttctagtgAGACATGGTCTCATTTAGAGTTTCGCATAGGGCTCCAGATTTTGCCGGCCGGCCCTGGTGCCTCTAATTAACTTCCTAGTCTAGAACTCTAGATGCACAACAAAATGGAGGGAATACTTCGTGTAGCCATCAAGTCTTTGTGACTAAGTCTATATATATTACGCCCGTCGGTAGGGACAATTTCAGTATGGATCAAGCCTTGCGAATATGTCTAGAGTCATTTGCTTATAATTTTGCTCCACGTGATCCGTTGCTGGTTATGATTAGTTTAGTTCGGTAAATAGACAGTCAAACGTCAATAGTTAGTGCACAATAGCCTCGGATAGAGATGTCAATCTCTGCGGTGTGTGTACAATGGGGACGACTGGATCTAGTTGTTAGAAGACTTGGGAC contains:
- the LOC124661418 gene encoding ATP synthase small subunit 6-A, mitochondrial-like, yielding MAKFDPWPVFFKREWGRNWPFLAGFAVTGILITKLTAGFTEEDLKNSKFVQEHKR